From the genome of Neodiprion pinetum isolate iyNeoPine1 chromosome 3, iyNeoPine1.2, whole genome shotgun sequence, one region includes:
- the Tps1 gene encoding uncharacterized protein Tps1 isoform X2: MCGSTQQVAATKFVEPGSFSSNGSMIVVSNRLPFVLKRNEISGQLERKASAGGLVTAVAPVVINGRGVWVGWPGMHMDDPTEKIPESDPNDRTPTAGLLSSKVVAVHVDPTVFDSYYNGCCNGTFWPLFHSMPDRATFIADHWRAYATVNQEFAAQSVNALEKIHKEQSGQPNGTPLVWVHDYHLMLAANWIRQSAEEKNLRLKLGFFLHIPFPPWDIFRLFPWADEILQGMLGCDMVGFHIQDYCLNFVDCCQRSLGCRVDRKNLLVEHGGRTVRVRPLPIGIPFDRFVALSESAPKVMLTNQKIVLGVDRLDYTKGLVHRLKAFEMLLEKHPQHREQVTMLQIAVPSRTDVREYQDLKLEMDQLVGRINGRFTTPNWSPIRYIYGCVSQEELAAFYREAAVALVTPLRDGMNLVAKEFVACQIKVPPGVLIVSPFAGAGEMMHEALICNPYEIDEAAEVIHRALTMPEDERTLRMNHLRRRERIYDVNYWMKSFLQVMGSLEERDAVGATTMHPVTMDDFDDYLSKYIGDNHKLALLLDYDGTLAPIATHPDLAILPLETKNVLQRLSNMSDVYIAIISGRNVNNVKSMVGIDGITYAGNHGLEILHPDGSKFVHPMPVEFEGKVAGLMQSLQDQVCNEGAWVENKGALLTFHYREAPMESRPQMVEQARKLIEEAGFKACAAHCAIEAKPPVEWNKGRASIYILRTAFGLDWSERIRIIYAGDDATDEDAMKALKGMAATFRVASSHIIRTSAERRLPSTDSVLTMLKWVERHLSRRKPRNSVDISSRFRRGSTGIAMEMSFTSPEKQKIEQQVA, encoded by the exons atgtGCGGAAGTACTCAACAAGTTGCCGCAACCAAATTCGTAG AGCCGGGCAGCTTTTCGTCGAACGGCAGCATGATCGTCGTCAGCAATAGACTACCGTTTGTTCTTAAACGGAATGAAATCAGTGGTCAACTCGAGAGGAAAGCCAG TGCCGGAGGTCTCGTTACAGCCGTAGCGCCAGTGGTAATAAACGGAAGAGGCGTGTGGGTAGGATGGCCTGGAATGCACATGGATGACCCGACCGAAAAGATTCCCGAATCAGATCCGAATGATCGTACTCCAACGGCAGGGCTTTTATCCAGCAAG GTCGTCGCAGTGCACGTTGATCCAACAGTATTCGATTCCTACTACAACGGGTGCTGCAATGGTACTTTTTGGCCACTGTTTCACTCCATGCCCGACCGGGCAACTTTCATTGCTGATCATTGGCGTGCTTATGCCACCGTCAATCAAGAGTTTGCTGCTCAAAGC GTTAACGCCctcgaaaaaattcacaaagaacAGTCCGGGCAACCTAATGGAACACCTTTGGTCTGGGTCCACGACTATCACTTGATGCTGGCCGCAAATTGGATCAGACAGTCcgccgaagaaaaaaatctcaggTTGAAATTGGGATTCTTTCTTCATATTCCATTCCCGCCTTGGGATATTTTCAGGCTATTTCCATGGGCTGATGAAATACTCCAAGGAATGCTCG GCTGTGATATGGTCGGTTTCCACATCCAGGACTACTGTTTAAACTTCGTCGACTGCTGTCAAAGGAGTCTCGGCTGTCGTGTCGACCGCAAAAATCTCCTCGTCGAACATGGTGGTCGAACAGTTCGTGTAAGGCCTCTGCCGATCGGAATCCCCTTCGACAGATTCGTTGCTTTATCCGAAAGTGCGCCGAAGGTTATGCTTACCAATCAAAAAATAGTCTTGGGTGTCGATCGTCTCGATTACACCAAGGGGCTGGTGCACAGGTTAAAAGCCTTCGAGATGCTTTTGGAAAAACATCCTCAACACAGAGAGCAG GTAACCATGCTTCAAATCGCTGTCCCGTCGAGAACGGACGTGCGCGAATACCAGGACTTGAAACTCGAGATGGATCAATTGGTGGGACGTATCAACGGTCGATTCACGACACCAAATTGGTCGCCAATTCGATATATCTATGGATGCGTTAGCCAAGAAGAATTGGCCGCTTTTTACAGAGAAGCCGCGGTCGCACTGGTCACACCTTTGCGCGATGGTATGAATCTTGTGGCGAAAGAATTTGTCGCATGTCAAATCAAGGTGCCTCCGGGTGTCTTGATTGTTTCACCCTTCGCCGGCGCTGGTGAAATGATGCACGAAGCTCTCATCTGCAATCCATACGAAATCGACGAGGCGGCTGAGGTGATACACAG AGCTCTGACGATGCCGGAAGACGAGCGTACCCTTCGTATGAATCATCTTCGTCGTCGGGAGAGAATCTACGACGTGAATTACTGGATGAAGTCGTTCCTTCAAGTAATGGGCTCGCTCGAAGAGAGGGACGCCGTAGGTGCGACGACCATGCACCCAGTTACCATGGACGACTTTGACGATTATTTGAGCAA GTATATTGGTGATAATCACAAGTTGGCCCTCCTCCTGGACTACGATGGTACCTTGGCTCCGATAGCGACTCATCCCGACCTGGCCATCCTACCTTTAGAGACAAAGAACGTCCTTCAGAGGTTGTCCAACATGTCGGACGTCTACATCGCTATCATCAGTGGCAGAAACGTGAACAACGTCAAGTCCATGGTGGGGATCGACGGTATTACTTATGCCGGAAATCACGGACTCGAGATCCTACATCCGGATGGAAGCAAATTCGTGCATCCGATGCCCGTCGAGTTTGAAGGCAAGGTTGCCGGTTTGATGCAGAGTTTACAGGATCAG GTTTGCAACGAAGGTGCCTGGGTGGAAAACAAAGGGGCTTTACTGACTTTCCATTATCGAGAGGCGCCGATGGAGAGCCGACCTCAGATGGTTGAGCAGGCCAGAAAATTGATAGAAGAGGCTGGGTTCAAGGCTTGTGCTGCTCATTGCGCGATAGAAGCTAAGCCCCCGGTAGAGTGGAACAAAGGTCGTGCATCTATCTACATACTGAGAACTGCGTTTGGTCTCGACTGGAGTGAACGGATCAGGATCATTTACGCGGGTGACGACGCGACCGACGAAGACGCCATGAAG GCATTAAAAGGTATGGCGGCGACTTTCCGAGTGGCTTCGTCGCACATAATTCGTACATCAGCAGAACGACGTCTTCCGAGCACGGATTCGGTGTTGACGATGCTGAAGTGGGTCGAGAGGCACTTGAGCAGACGCAAACCACGCAACAGCGTAGATATATCATCAAGATTCCGGCGAGGAAGCACCGGCATTGCTATGGAGATGTCATTCACGTCGccagaaaaacagaaaatcgaGCAACAGGTAGCGTAG
- the Tps1 gene encoding uncharacterized protein Tps1 isoform X3 has protein sequence MIVVSNRLPFVLKRNEISGQLERKASAGGLVTAVAPVVINGRGVWVGWPGMHMDDPTEKIPESDPNDRTPTAGLLSSKVVAVHVDPTVFDSYYNGCCNGTFWPLFHSMPDRATFIADHWRAYATVNQEFAAQSVNALEKIHKEQSGQPNGTPLVWVHDYHLMLAANWIRQSAEEKNLRLKLGFFLHIPFPPWDIFRLFPWADEILQGMLGCDMVGFHIQDYCLNFVDCCQRSLGCRVDRKNLLVEHGGRTVRVRPLPIGIPFDRFVALSESAPKVMLTNQKIVLGVDRLDYTKGLVHRLKAFEMLLEKHPQHREQVTMLQIAVPSRTDVREYQDLKLEMDQLVGRINGRFTTPNWSPIRYIYGCVSQEELAAFYREAAVALVTPLRDGMNLVAKEFVACQIKVPPGVLIVSPFAGAGEMMHEALICNPYEIDEAAEVIHRALTMPEDERTLRMNHLRRRERIYDVNYWMKSFLQVMGSLEERDAVGATTMHPVTMDDFDDYLSKSPRYIGDNHKLALLLDYDGTLAPIATHPDLAILPLETKNVLQRLSNMSDVYIAIISGRNVNNVKSMVGIDGITYAGNHGLEILHPDGSKFVHPMPVEFEGKVAGLMQSLQDQVCNEGAWVENKGALLTFHYREAPMESRPQMVEQARKLIEEAGFKACAAHCAIEAKPPVEWNKGRASIYILRTAFGLDWSERIRIIYAGDDATDEDAMKALKGMAATFRVASSHIIRTSAERRLPSTDSVLTMLKWVERHLSRRKPRNSVDISSRFRRGSTGIAMEMSFTSPEKQKIEQQVA, from the exons ATGATCGTCGTCAGCAATAGACTACCGTTTGTTCTTAAACGGAATGAAATCAGTGGTCAACTCGAGAGGAAAGCCAG TGCCGGAGGTCTCGTTACAGCCGTAGCGCCAGTGGTAATAAACGGAAGAGGCGTGTGGGTAGGATGGCCTGGAATGCACATGGATGACCCGACCGAAAAGATTCCCGAATCAGATCCGAATGATCGTACTCCAACGGCAGGGCTTTTATCCAGCAAG GTCGTCGCAGTGCACGTTGATCCAACAGTATTCGATTCCTACTACAACGGGTGCTGCAATGGTACTTTTTGGCCACTGTTTCACTCCATGCCCGACCGGGCAACTTTCATTGCTGATCATTGGCGTGCTTATGCCACCGTCAATCAAGAGTTTGCTGCTCAAAGC GTTAACGCCctcgaaaaaattcacaaagaacAGTCCGGGCAACCTAATGGAACACCTTTGGTCTGGGTCCACGACTATCACTTGATGCTGGCCGCAAATTGGATCAGACAGTCcgccgaagaaaaaaatctcaggTTGAAATTGGGATTCTTTCTTCATATTCCATTCCCGCCTTGGGATATTTTCAGGCTATTTCCATGGGCTGATGAAATACTCCAAGGAATGCTCG GCTGTGATATGGTCGGTTTCCACATCCAGGACTACTGTTTAAACTTCGTCGACTGCTGTCAAAGGAGTCTCGGCTGTCGTGTCGACCGCAAAAATCTCCTCGTCGAACATGGTGGTCGAACAGTTCGTGTAAGGCCTCTGCCGATCGGAATCCCCTTCGACAGATTCGTTGCTTTATCCGAAAGTGCGCCGAAGGTTATGCTTACCAATCAAAAAATAGTCTTGGGTGTCGATCGTCTCGATTACACCAAGGGGCTGGTGCACAGGTTAAAAGCCTTCGAGATGCTTTTGGAAAAACATCCTCAACACAGAGAGCAG GTAACCATGCTTCAAATCGCTGTCCCGTCGAGAACGGACGTGCGCGAATACCAGGACTTGAAACTCGAGATGGATCAATTGGTGGGACGTATCAACGGTCGATTCACGACACCAAATTGGTCGCCAATTCGATATATCTATGGATGCGTTAGCCAAGAAGAATTGGCCGCTTTTTACAGAGAAGCCGCGGTCGCACTGGTCACACCTTTGCGCGATGGTATGAATCTTGTGGCGAAAGAATTTGTCGCATGTCAAATCAAGGTGCCTCCGGGTGTCTTGATTGTTTCACCCTTCGCCGGCGCTGGTGAAATGATGCACGAAGCTCTCATCTGCAATCCATACGAAATCGACGAGGCGGCTGAGGTGATACACAG AGCTCTGACGATGCCGGAAGACGAGCGTACCCTTCGTATGAATCATCTTCGTCGTCGGGAGAGAATCTACGACGTGAATTACTGGATGAAGTCGTTCCTTCAAGTAATGGGCTCGCTCGAAGAGAGGGACGCCGTAGGTGCGACGACCATGCACCCAGTTACCATGGACGACTTTGACGATTATTTGAGCAA GTCCCCTAGGTATATTGGTGATAATCACAAGTTGGCCCTCCTCCTGGACTACGATGGTACCTTGGCTCCGATAGCGACTCATCCCGACCTGGCCATCCTACCTTTAGAGACAAAGAACGTCCTTCAGAGGTTGTCCAACATGTCGGACGTCTACATCGCTATCATCAGTGGCAGAAACGTGAACAACGTCAAGTCCATGGTGGGGATCGACGGTATTACTTATGCCGGAAATCACGGACTCGAGATCCTACATCCGGATGGAAGCAAATTCGTGCATCCGATGCCCGTCGAGTTTGAAGGCAAGGTTGCCGGTTTGATGCAGAGTTTACAGGATCAG GTTTGCAACGAAGGTGCCTGGGTGGAAAACAAAGGGGCTTTACTGACTTTCCATTATCGAGAGGCGCCGATGGAGAGCCGACCTCAGATGGTTGAGCAGGCCAGAAAATTGATAGAAGAGGCTGGGTTCAAGGCTTGTGCTGCTCATTGCGCGATAGAAGCTAAGCCCCCGGTAGAGTGGAACAAAGGTCGTGCATCTATCTACATACTGAGAACTGCGTTTGGTCTCGACTGGAGTGAACGGATCAGGATCATTTACGCGGGTGACGACGCGACCGACGAAGACGCCATGAAG GCATTAAAAGGTATGGCGGCGACTTTCCGAGTGGCTTCGTCGCACATAATTCGTACATCAGCAGAACGACGTCTTCCGAGCACGGATTCGGTGTTGACGATGCTGAAGTGGGTCGAGAGGCACTTGAGCAGACGCAAACCACGCAACAGCGTAGATATATCATCAAGATTCCGGCGAGGAAGCACCGGCATTGCTATGGAGATGTCATTCACGTCGccagaaaaacagaaaatcgaGCAACAGGTAGCGTAG
- the Tps1 gene encoding uncharacterized protein Tps1 isoform X1, with product MCGSTQQVAATKFVEPGSFSSNGSMIVVSNRLPFVLKRNEISGQLERKASAGGLVTAVAPVVINGRGVWVGWPGMHMDDPTEKIPESDPNDRTPTAGLLSSKVVAVHVDPTVFDSYYNGCCNGTFWPLFHSMPDRATFIADHWRAYATVNQEFAAQSVNALEKIHKEQSGQPNGTPLVWVHDYHLMLAANWIRQSAEEKNLRLKLGFFLHIPFPPWDIFRLFPWADEILQGMLGCDMVGFHIQDYCLNFVDCCQRSLGCRVDRKNLLVEHGGRTVRVRPLPIGIPFDRFVALSESAPKVMLTNQKIVLGVDRLDYTKGLVHRLKAFEMLLEKHPQHREQVTMLQIAVPSRTDVREYQDLKLEMDQLVGRINGRFTTPNWSPIRYIYGCVSQEELAAFYREAAVALVTPLRDGMNLVAKEFVACQIKVPPGVLIVSPFAGAGEMMHEALICNPYEIDEAAEVIHRALTMPEDERTLRMNHLRRRERIYDVNYWMKSFLQVMGSLEERDAVGATTMHPVTMDDFDDYLSKSPRYIGDNHKLALLLDYDGTLAPIATHPDLAILPLETKNVLQRLSNMSDVYIAIISGRNVNNVKSMVGIDGITYAGNHGLEILHPDGSKFVHPMPVEFEGKVAGLMQSLQDQVCNEGAWVENKGALLTFHYREAPMESRPQMVEQARKLIEEAGFKACAAHCAIEAKPPVEWNKGRASIYILRTAFGLDWSERIRIIYAGDDATDEDAMKALKGMAATFRVASSHIIRTSAERRLPSTDSVLTMLKWVERHLSRRKPRNSVDISSRFRRGSTGIAMEMSFTSPEKQKIEQQVA from the exons atgtGCGGAAGTACTCAACAAGTTGCCGCAACCAAATTCGTAG AGCCGGGCAGCTTTTCGTCGAACGGCAGCATGATCGTCGTCAGCAATAGACTACCGTTTGTTCTTAAACGGAATGAAATCAGTGGTCAACTCGAGAGGAAAGCCAG TGCCGGAGGTCTCGTTACAGCCGTAGCGCCAGTGGTAATAAACGGAAGAGGCGTGTGGGTAGGATGGCCTGGAATGCACATGGATGACCCGACCGAAAAGATTCCCGAATCAGATCCGAATGATCGTACTCCAACGGCAGGGCTTTTATCCAGCAAG GTCGTCGCAGTGCACGTTGATCCAACAGTATTCGATTCCTACTACAACGGGTGCTGCAATGGTACTTTTTGGCCACTGTTTCACTCCATGCCCGACCGGGCAACTTTCATTGCTGATCATTGGCGTGCTTATGCCACCGTCAATCAAGAGTTTGCTGCTCAAAGC GTTAACGCCctcgaaaaaattcacaaagaacAGTCCGGGCAACCTAATGGAACACCTTTGGTCTGGGTCCACGACTATCACTTGATGCTGGCCGCAAATTGGATCAGACAGTCcgccgaagaaaaaaatctcaggTTGAAATTGGGATTCTTTCTTCATATTCCATTCCCGCCTTGGGATATTTTCAGGCTATTTCCATGGGCTGATGAAATACTCCAAGGAATGCTCG GCTGTGATATGGTCGGTTTCCACATCCAGGACTACTGTTTAAACTTCGTCGACTGCTGTCAAAGGAGTCTCGGCTGTCGTGTCGACCGCAAAAATCTCCTCGTCGAACATGGTGGTCGAACAGTTCGTGTAAGGCCTCTGCCGATCGGAATCCCCTTCGACAGATTCGTTGCTTTATCCGAAAGTGCGCCGAAGGTTATGCTTACCAATCAAAAAATAGTCTTGGGTGTCGATCGTCTCGATTACACCAAGGGGCTGGTGCACAGGTTAAAAGCCTTCGAGATGCTTTTGGAAAAACATCCTCAACACAGAGAGCAG GTAACCATGCTTCAAATCGCTGTCCCGTCGAGAACGGACGTGCGCGAATACCAGGACTTGAAACTCGAGATGGATCAATTGGTGGGACGTATCAACGGTCGATTCACGACACCAAATTGGTCGCCAATTCGATATATCTATGGATGCGTTAGCCAAGAAGAATTGGCCGCTTTTTACAGAGAAGCCGCGGTCGCACTGGTCACACCTTTGCGCGATGGTATGAATCTTGTGGCGAAAGAATTTGTCGCATGTCAAATCAAGGTGCCTCCGGGTGTCTTGATTGTTTCACCCTTCGCCGGCGCTGGTGAAATGATGCACGAAGCTCTCATCTGCAATCCATACGAAATCGACGAGGCGGCTGAGGTGATACACAG AGCTCTGACGATGCCGGAAGACGAGCGTACCCTTCGTATGAATCATCTTCGTCGTCGGGAGAGAATCTACGACGTGAATTACTGGATGAAGTCGTTCCTTCAAGTAATGGGCTCGCTCGAAGAGAGGGACGCCGTAGGTGCGACGACCATGCACCCAGTTACCATGGACGACTTTGACGATTATTTGAGCAA GTCCCCTAGGTATATTGGTGATAATCACAAGTTGGCCCTCCTCCTGGACTACGATGGTACCTTGGCTCCGATAGCGACTCATCCCGACCTGGCCATCCTACCTTTAGAGACAAAGAACGTCCTTCAGAGGTTGTCCAACATGTCGGACGTCTACATCGCTATCATCAGTGGCAGAAACGTGAACAACGTCAAGTCCATGGTGGGGATCGACGGTATTACTTATGCCGGAAATCACGGACTCGAGATCCTACATCCGGATGGAAGCAAATTCGTGCATCCGATGCCCGTCGAGTTTGAAGGCAAGGTTGCCGGTTTGATGCAGAGTTTACAGGATCAG GTTTGCAACGAAGGTGCCTGGGTGGAAAACAAAGGGGCTTTACTGACTTTCCATTATCGAGAGGCGCCGATGGAGAGCCGACCTCAGATGGTTGAGCAGGCCAGAAAATTGATAGAAGAGGCTGGGTTCAAGGCTTGTGCTGCTCATTGCGCGATAGAAGCTAAGCCCCCGGTAGAGTGGAACAAAGGTCGTGCATCTATCTACATACTGAGAACTGCGTTTGGTCTCGACTGGAGTGAACGGATCAGGATCATTTACGCGGGTGACGACGCGACCGACGAAGACGCCATGAAG GCATTAAAAGGTATGGCGGCGACTTTCCGAGTGGCTTCGTCGCACATAATTCGTACATCAGCAGAACGACGTCTTCCGAGCACGGATTCGGTGTTGACGATGCTGAAGTGGGTCGAGAGGCACTTGAGCAGACGCAAACCACGCAACAGCGTAGATATATCATCAAGATTCCGGCGAGGAAGCACCGGCATTGCTATGGAGATGTCATTCACGTCGccagaaaaacagaaaatcgaGCAACAGGTAGCGTAG